A single window of Oreochromis aureus strain Israel breed Guangdong linkage group 5, ZZ_aureus, whole genome shotgun sequence DNA harbors:
- the sp7 gene encoding transcription factor Sp7 isoform X2, translating into MAASILEEDARYGSSPLAMLTATCNKFGSTSPVRDSATPGKTGSTSPVKKPYNMTSDLQTAKNGRTTDSSGLADSYTGSFTSAGGGGGGGLLTPTGSPPPSAGGYTTEYNPFSHSFQTSVSQDPSLLVSKAHATADCLTSVYTSLDMTHPYGSWYKAGIHPGITAAPANATSSWWDVHPNSNWLSATQPQADGGLQASLQPVAPQASLSPQLPSYSTDFTPLNPAPYSSVGLGSSSHLLQPSQHMLPQDMYKPKPVPSAGLIENPMGLKPARGSGGYSGGATPTRSSCDCPNCQELERLGASAASLRKKPVHSCHIPGCGKVYGKASHLKAHLRWHTGERPFVCNWLFCGKRFTRSDELERHVRTHTREKKFTCLLCNKRFTRSDHLSKHQKTHADSAMQGKAVAVEGDTDSRSEETTELNSSAVPTNPVADQITNGDEKTGTPNGVENSSGLLEI; encoded by the coding sequence GAAGACGCACGCTATGGCTCCAGTCCTCTGGCTATGTTAACAGCTACCTGCAACAAGTTTGGCAGCACCAGCCCTGTCAGGGATTCAGCTACACCCGGTAAGACTGGCAGCACCTCTCCAGTAAAGAAGCCCTAcaacatgacctctgaccttcagACAGCCAAGAACGGGCGGACCACAGACAGCAGTGGCCTGGCAGACTCCTACACTGGCTCCTTCACttcagctggaggaggaggaggtggcggCCTGCTTACACCCACTGGAAGTCCCCCTCCTTCAGCCGGAGGCTACACTACAGAATATAACCCTTTCTCTCACTCCTTCCAGACTTCGGTCTCACAGGATCCGTCTCTTTTAGTGTCCAAGGCCCATGCTACAGCCGATTGTCTCACCAGTGTGTATACTTCGCTGGATATGACACACCCCTATGGCTCGTGGTATAAGGCTGGTATCCACCCTGGCATAACTGCTGCTCCAGCTAATGCTACATCTTCCTGGTGGGATGTCCATCCCAACTCCAACTGGCTGTCAGCAACCCAGCCCCAAGCAGATGGAGGTCTGCAGGCCTCCCTGCAGCCTGTGGCACCACAGGCATCCCTTAGCCCACAGCTGCCCAGTTACAGCACCGATTTTACACCACTTAACCCAGCTCCTTACTCCTCCGTGGGACTGGGCTCCTCCTCACATCTCCTCCAACCTTCCCAGCACATGCTGCCCCAGGACATGTACAAGCCCAAACCTGTGCCAAGTGCAGGGCTAATTGAGAATCCCATGGGCCTAAAGCCTGCTAGGGGATCAGGGGGCTACAGCGGAGGGGCTACACCCACCCGGTCTTCATGCGACTGCCCCAACTGCCAGGAGCTGGAGAGGCTGGGAGCCTCTGCTGCATCCCTGAGGAAGAAACCAGTGCACAGCTGCCACATCCCAGGCTGTGGGAAAGTCTACGGCAAGGCCTCCCACCTAAAAGCCCACCTGCGCTGGCATACCGGCGAACGGCCCTTTGTTTGCAACTGGCTGTTCTGCGGGAAACGTTTCACCCGCTCTGATGAACTGGAGAGGCATGTGCGCACCCACACGCGGGAGAAGAAGTTCACCTGTCTACTGTGCAACAAGCGTTTCACACGCAGCGACCACCTCTCAAAGCATCAGAAGACCCACGCAGATTCTGCAATGCAGGGCAAAGCTGTAGCTGTGGAGGGAGACACAGATTCTAGGAGCGAAGAGACCACAGAGCTCAACTCCAGCGCTGTACCTACCAATCCTGTCGCTGACCAAATCACCAACGGAGATGAGAAGACTGGCACGCCTAACGGGGTGGAGAACAGCAGTGGATTGTTGGAGATCTGA
- the sp7 gene encoding transcription factor Sp7 isoform X1, giving the protein MAASILEVGNVIEDARYGSSPLAMLTATCNKFGSTSPVRDSATPGKTGSTSPVKKPYNMTSDLQTAKNGRTTDSSGLADSYTGSFTSAGGGGGGGLLTPTGSPPPSAGGYTTEYNPFSHSFQTSVSQDPSLLVSKAHATADCLTSVYTSLDMTHPYGSWYKAGIHPGITAAPANATSSWWDVHPNSNWLSATQPQADGGLQASLQPVAPQASLSPQLPSYSTDFTPLNPAPYSSVGLGSSSHLLQPSQHMLPQDMYKPKPVPSAGLIENPMGLKPARGSGGYSGGATPTRSSCDCPNCQELERLGASAASLRKKPVHSCHIPGCGKVYGKASHLKAHLRWHTGERPFVCNWLFCGKRFTRSDELERHVRTHTREKKFTCLLCNKRFTRSDHLSKHQKTHADSAMQGKAVAVEGDTDSRSEETTELNSSAVPTNPVADQITNGDEKTGTPNGVENSSGLLEI; this is encoded by the coding sequence GAAGACGCACGCTATGGCTCCAGTCCTCTGGCTATGTTAACAGCTACCTGCAACAAGTTTGGCAGCACCAGCCCTGTCAGGGATTCAGCTACACCCGGTAAGACTGGCAGCACCTCTCCAGTAAAGAAGCCCTAcaacatgacctctgaccttcagACAGCCAAGAACGGGCGGACCACAGACAGCAGTGGCCTGGCAGACTCCTACACTGGCTCCTTCACttcagctggaggaggaggaggtggcggCCTGCTTACACCCACTGGAAGTCCCCCTCCTTCAGCCGGAGGCTACACTACAGAATATAACCCTTTCTCTCACTCCTTCCAGACTTCGGTCTCACAGGATCCGTCTCTTTTAGTGTCCAAGGCCCATGCTACAGCCGATTGTCTCACCAGTGTGTATACTTCGCTGGATATGACACACCCCTATGGCTCGTGGTATAAGGCTGGTATCCACCCTGGCATAACTGCTGCTCCAGCTAATGCTACATCTTCCTGGTGGGATGTCCATCCCAACTCCAACTGGCTGTCAGCAACCCAGCCCCAAGCAGATGGAGGTCTGCAGGCCTCCCTGCAGCCTGTGGCACCACAGGCATCCCTTAGCCCACAGCTGCCCAGTTACAGCACCGATTTTACACCACTTAACCCAGCTCCTTACTCCTCCGTGGGACTGGGCTCCTCCTCACATCTCCTCCAACCTTCCCAGCACATGCTGCCCCAGGACATGTACAAGCCCAAACCTGTGCCAAGTGCAGGGCTAATTGAGAATCCCATGGGCCTAAAGCCTGCTAGGGGATCAGGGGGCTACAGCGGAGGGGCTACACCCACCCGGTCTTCATGCGACTGCCCCAACTGCCAGGAGCTGGAGAGGCTGGGAGCCTCTGCTGCATCCCTGAGGAAGAAACCAGTGCACAGCTGCCACATCCCAGGCTGTGGGAAAGTCTACGGCAAGGCCTCCCACCTAAAAGCCCACCTGCGCTGGCATACCGGCGAACGGCCCTTTGTTTGCAACTGGCTGTTCTGCGGGAAACGTTTCACCCGCTCTGATGAACTGGAGAGGCATGTGCGCACCCACACGCGGGAGAAGAAGTTCACCTGTCTACTGTGCAACAAGCGTTTCACACGCAGCGACCACCTCTCAAAGCATCAGAAGACCCACGCAGATTCTGCAATGCAGGGCAAAGCTGTAGCTGTGGAGGGAGACACAGATTCTAGGAGCGAAGAGACCACAGAGCTCAACTCCAGCGCTGTACCTACCAATCCTGTCGCTGACCAAATCACCAACGGAGATGAGAAGACTGGCACGCCTAACGGGGTGGAGAACAGCAGTGGATTGTTGGAGATCTGA
- the tarbp2 gene encoding RISC-loading complex subunit tarbp2: MNDETASDSWKRNSGCSSIEQMLAVNPGKTPISLLQEYGTRIGKTPVYDLLKAEGQAHQPNFTFRVSVGEISCTGQGPSKKAAKHKAAEAALKMLKGGLGGPAGVGIGVDGFIGVDVSTDADGAQSEMKTTGTSQQSECNPVGALQELVVQKGWRLPEYTVTQESGPAHRKEFTMTCRVERFVEIGSGTSKKLAKRNAAAKMLSRIHDVPVDMRTSNDADAEDDTFTMNMGSRAESGKSKGFSCTWDSLRNSAGEKILQLRSHPLGMPSDSNFCSLLSELSLEQRFDVSYLDLEERSLSGLCQCLVELSTQPITVCHGFAPNTDGARANAAHNALQYLKIMAGGK, from the exons ATGAACGACGAGACAGCATCGGACAGCTGGAAGAGAAACTCCGGGTGCTCCAG TATTGAGCAAATGCTGGCTGTGAATCCCGGAAAGACGCCCATCAGTCTGCTGCAGGAGTATGGAACGCGGATAGGCAAGACCCCAGTGTATGACCTGCTGAAGGCCGAGGGACAGGCCCACCAGCCCAACTTCACGTTCCGCGTCTCCGTCGGAGAGATCAGCTGCACCGGCCAGGGGCCCAGCAAGAAGGCAGCCAAGCACAAAGCAGCTGAGGCTGCTCTGAAGATGCTAAAGGGAGGCCTCGGAGGTCCTGCCGGAGTTGGTATTGGAGTAGACGGGTTTATTGGGGTTGATGTGTCTACTGATGCAGATGg TGCCCAGTCAGAGATGAAGACCACAGGCACTTCACAGCAGTCTGAATGCAACCCTGTAGGGGCTCTGCAG GAGCTGGTGGTGCAGAAAGGATGGCGTTTGCCAGAGTACACAGTCACTCAAGAGTCTGGTCCAGCACATCGCAAAGAGTTCACCATGACCTGCAGAGTGGAGAGATTTGTAGAAATCG GAAGCGGTACATCTAAGAAGCTAGCCAAGAGAAACGCAGCAGCTAAGATGTTGTCACGCATACATGATGTCCCCGTAGATATGAGGACCAGCAATGATGCTGATGCAGAAGATGATACATTTACTATG AACATGGGCAGCAGAGCGGAGTCGGGTAAAAGTAAAGGCTTCAGCTGCACGTGGGATTCTCTGCGCAACTCTGCCGGTGAGAAGATCCTCCAACTCCGCAGCCACCCTCTGGGCATGCCCTCTGATTCCAACTTCTGCTCTTTGCTCAGTGAACTGTCTCTGGAGCAGCGCTTTGATGTCAGCTACCTGGACCTAG AGGAGCGCAGTCTCAGCGGCCTGTGTCAGTGTCTAGTGGAGCTCTCCACGCAGCCAATCACCGTGTGTCACGGCTTCGCCCCAAACACAGACGGTGCCCGAGCCAACGCAGCCCACAATGCACTGCAGTACCTCAAAATCATGGCAGGAGGGAAATGA